From one Parabacteroides sp. FAFU027 genomic stretch:
- the pncA gene encoding bifunctional nicotinamidase/pyrazinamidase, whose product MKALIITDIQNDFIPGGALPVPEGDLIIDMINGLLDQFDLVIATQDWHPAIHKSFASNHQGKKPFDQIILNGMEQTLWPDHCVQGTIGADFHPRLDIRPVEAIFRKGMDPEIDSYSCFYDNGHIKTTGLAGYLHEKKADELYFCGLAGDFCIYYSIKDALKEGFSVTLIENAVRSINRLSFEEIKIELNKNGVKIVPNF is encoded by the coding sequence ATGAAAGCACTCATCATCACAGATATTCAAAATGACTTTATCCCCGGCGGTGCACTGCCCGTACCGGAAGGTGATTTGATTATTGACATGATCAATGGCTTGCTGGATCAATTTGACCTGGTCATCGCCACTCAGGATTGGCACCCGGCCATTCATAAGAGTTTCGCGTCAAATCATCAGGGTAAAAAGCCGTTTGACCAAATCATCCTGAATGGTATGGAGCAGACACTCTGGCCTGACCATTGCGTGCAGGGCACAATTGGTGCTGATTTTCACCCCCGGCTTGACATTCGCCCTGTTGAGGCTATTTTCCGTAAAGGAATGGATCCGGAAATAGACAGCTACAGTTGCTTCTACGATAACGGACATATAAAAACGACCGGTCTGGCTGGCTACCTTCACGAAAAAAAGGCCGATGAACTTTATTTCTGCGGACTTGCAGGTGATTTCTGTATCTATTATTCTATTAAAGATGCTCTGAAAGAAGGATTTTCCGTCACATTGATTGAAAATGCAGTACGCTCGATTAACCGGCTCTCGTTTGAAGAGATTAAGATTGAACTGAATAAAAATGGGGTTAAGATTGTTCCCAACTTCTGA
- a CDS encoding tetratricopeptide repeat protein gives MMRKAFCILFLLSVCLTGYNQTAKEEFNKGVECLKSQKYFKAIHYFTNAIKINPEYADAYSHRGLAEGKLNDFVPAITDMTQAILINPNNPVYFKQRGFCKLKIKEYNGAIADYQKALEINPGDTTAYFTLGSIFLIKDDPVGAVIACTGAISLDSTHAEALSLRGIARSYLHDSTGAISDLTKVIELNPRNARAYYNIGVVNSLLQDNQSAISNLTKAIEIDPEYDVAYYNRGIAKEALNDDSGALADFTKAIEINPLSQEAFLARGIIKAKINDFRGAIDDFSQIIIIKPDDPNGYFYRGMARHELKNYPEAIDDFTMAITLFSRFAPAYYRRGLVKLALGQLENACLDFREAANMRYIEAIEAVKKYCKQTK, from the coding sequence ATGATGAGAAAGGCTTTCTGCATATTATTCTTATTGTCTGTTTGCCTGACCGGATACAACCAAACGGCTAAAGAGGAATTCAACAAAGGAGTAGAATGTCTGAAAAGCCAGAAATATTTCAAGGCAATTCATTACTTTACCAATGCCATAAAAATCAATCCGGAGTACGCCGATGCCTATAGCCATAGAGGATTGGCCGAGGGAAAACTAAATGATTTCGTACCTGCAATCACAGATATGACCCAAGCCATTCTTATAAATCCCAACAATCCGGTTTATTTCAAGCAAAGAGGATTTTGTAAATTAAAAATCAAGGAATACAATGGAGCAATAGCAGACTACCAAAAAGCCTTAGAGATTAATCCTGGTGATACGACAGCCTACTTTACCCTCGGGAGTATATTTTTAATCAAAGACGATCCAGTCGGGGCCGTTATAGCCTGCACCGGGGCAATCAGCCTTGACTCGACACATGCTGAAGCACTTTCTCTAAGGGGCATTGCCAGAAGCTATCTACATGATTCTACCGGAGCCATATCCGATTTAACGAAGGTGATTGAGCTCAATCCCCGCAATGCCCGGGCCTATTACAACATTGGTGTTGTGAACTCCCTTCTTCAGGATAACCAAAGCGCCATCTCCAATTTAACCAAAGCTATAGAGATTGACCCGGAATATGACGTTGCCTACTATAACAGAGGCATTGCAAAGGAGGCTTTGAATGACGACTCCGGCGCGTTAGCTGATTTTACAAAGGCGATTGAGATTAATCCCCTGAGCCAGGAGGCGTTTCTCGCCAGAGGTATAATCAAAGCCAAAATCAATGATTTCAGAGGTGCAATAGATGATTTCTCCCAGATAATTATAATAAAACCGGATGACCCCAATGGCTATTTTTACCGGGGAATGGCCAGACATGAATTGAAAAACTACCCGGAAGCAATTGATGACTTCACGATGGCAATAACCCTGTTTTCCCGTTTCGCTCCGGCCTATTACCGCAGAGGGTTAGTAAAATTAGCATTGGGACAATTGGAAAATGCTTGTCTTGACTTCAGGGAGGCAGCAAACATGAGGTATATAGAGGCGATAGAAGCGGTAAAGAAATATTGTAAGCAAACGAAATGA
- a CDS encoding Crp/Fnr family transcriptional regulator: MQQITETDQNFICDIQAPCFQMLTEEEVMLVRSSRTQLLFRKGDTLTKQGAFASYVLFIIKGIARQYLEGEGNKSYNLRIIRPGEFVGLSSAFSSPTYNYSSLALTDCQAFLVEKSAIEKVAKQNGAFSFSIIKRYCEQNNNVFESLSSVLYKQMNGRLADVLLYLESIKAEYPEIFQLLSRKEIADFAGISTESAVKLLKTLEKENIIGLKEKDIIINQPEKLEMISRNG, from the coding sequence ATGCAACAAATCACCGAAACCGACCAGAATTTTATTTGCGATATACAGGCGCCCTGCTTTCAGATGCTCACCGAAGAAGAGGTGATGCTGGTGCGTTCCAGCCGCACGCAACTCCTTTTCCGCAAAGGAGATACGCTGACAAAGCAAGGAGCGTTTGCCTCTTACGTTTTATTTATTATCAAAGGAATTGCCCGCCAGTATCTGGAAGGGGAGGGAAATAAGAGTTACAACCTGCGGATTATACGCCCCGGTGAGTTTGTGGGGCTTTCGTCGGCTTTTTCATCACCTACTTATAACTATTCATCGTTGGCATTGACGGATTGTCAGGCATTTCTGGTGGAGAAAAGTGCCATCGAAAAGGTGGCGAAGCAAAATGGTGCATTTAGTTTTAGCATCATCAAGCGCTATTGCGAGCAAAATAATAATGTTTTCGAATCCCTCAGTTCCGTATTATACAAGCAGATGAATGGCCGACTGGCCGACGTGCTGCTTTACCTGGAAAGCATCAAGGCGGAGTACCCTGAAATCTTTCAACTCCTTTCCCGCAAAGAGATTGCAGACTTTGCCGGCATCTCCACCGAAAGTGCGGTGAAGCTACTCAAGACACTCGAAAAGGAAAATATTATTGGCCTGAAAGAAAAGGACATCATCATCAATCAGCCGGAGAAGCTGGAGATGATTAGTCGAAACGGATGA
- a CDS encoding FAD-dependent oxidoreductase → MEKIVIVGGVAAGATAAAKVRRLSPDAEITLLEAGPDISFANCGLPYYISGDIKSRSKLILQSPESFNDQYGVHVHTHTMVSAIDRVAHVVKAVDTRNGEQKEFAYTKLILAQGGRPIHPDLPGANHEHVFSLWTLEDMDKIARHIDETHPKNAVVVGGGFIGLEMVEALVKRGLNVHVVEMMPHVMAIMEAETAGFIENEMLSYGVGIHTNTGVTEILPKSVKLSNGKSLDADIVLLSIGVRPTLQLAQEAGLEIGEAGGLLVNDKLQTNDPDIFAAGDMVEIEHRVNSKKVRIPLAGPANRQGRIAAENALGGNHSYKGALGTSIVRVFEAVAGTTGLSLKQAKAVGIHAEAVVVHKEHHTSYYPGAEIVTVMVVYDKETGIILGGQTAGYKGADKRLDVIATAAAAKLTIQDIADVDFAYSPPIGTANDAMNMAAYAAENRQSGYSPSVTVAELDAFLEGINPVYVDVRDIFAFEKSHIKGAIHIPLEMLSQQIGAIPVGHPVIVYDESGKKGHQALRTIVGTGIKEVTNISGGHTSLQRHARAIGFKNINIELLPIVTKSIEAEASEQKAEATTQSANDNSPIIVDVRTVEEFRTGAYPGAINIPLDELPSRYQELGNRADRDITLYCASGARSSYAQNILLQIGYTNVKNGGGIAAMMAKRNQSQQKAAPVNTPLIVDVRSPQEFAGGAYPGAVNIPLDELPRRVNELGSKSRDITLYCASGARSSYAMQALMQMGFTKVKNGGGIMQMMMRR, encoded by the coding sequence ATGGAAAAGATCGTAATCGTAGGCGGAGTAGCCGCAGGAGCAACCGCGGCAGCCAAAGTCCGTCGTCTGTCACCGGATGCAGAAATCACCTTACTGGAAGCCGGACCGGATATCTCTTTCGCAAACTGCGGACTGCCCTATTATATCAGTGGCGACATCAAAAGCCGTTCCAAGCTAATCCTGCAAAGCCCGGAAAGCTTTAACGACCAGTACGGGGTACATGTCCACACCCACACGATGGTTTCGGCTATCGACCGTGTTGCTCATGTGGTGAAAGCAGTGGATACCCGTAACGGAGAGCAAAAGGAATTTGCCTACACCAAACTGATACTGGCACAAGGAGGTCGCCCTATCCATCCGGATCTTCCCGGAGCAAATCACGAGCACGTCTTCTCTTTGTGGACACTCGAGGATATGGACAAAATCGCCCGCCATATCGATGAAACCCATCCGAAAAATGCAGTCGTAGTAGGCGGTGGATTTATCGGTCTGGAAATGGTGGAAGCTTTGGTAAAACGCGGACTGAATGTGCATGTAGTGGAAATGATGCCGCACGTGATGGCGATCATGGAAGCAGAAACTGCAGGATTTATCGAAAATGAAATGTTATCCTACGGTGTCGGCATTCATACCAATACAGGTGTTACCGAAATATTGCCCAAAAGCGTAAAACTAAGCAACGGCAAATCATTGGATGCCGACATTGTATTGCTCTCTATCGGCGTTCGCCCGACCCTGCAATTAGCCCAAGAGGCCGGACTGGAAATCGGTGAAGCAGGTGGTCTGTTGGTCAATGATAAATTGCAAACCAATGATCCGGACATCTTCGCTGCCGGTGATATGGTGGAAATCGAACACCGCGTAAACAGTAAAAAAGTCCGCATCCCATTGGCAGGTCCGGCTAACCGTCAGGGACGTATCGCTGCCGAGAATGCCCTGGGTGGAAATCACAGCTACAAAGGCGCATTGGGCACTTCGATCGTTCGGGTATTCGAAGCGGTGGCCGGAACCACCGGTCTTTCCCTGAAACAAGCCAAAGCAGTCGGCATCCACGCTGAAGCCGTTGTGGTTCACAAAGAACATCACACCTCATACTATCCGGGTGCAGAGATCGTGACTGTGATGGTGGTTTACGATAAAGAGACCGGGATAATCCTCGGCGGACAAACCGCTGGCTACAAAGGGGCAGATAAACGCCTGGATGTGATTGCCACTGCAGCGGCAGCCAAACTGACCATTCAGGACATCGCCGATGTGGACTTCGCCTACTCTCCTCCCATCGGAACAGCCAACGATGCGATGAATATGGCGGCATACGCGGCTGAAAACCGCCAATCCGGTTACAGTCCATCCGTCACGGTAGCGGAACTGGACGCATTTCTAGAAGGAATAAATCCGGTTTACGTGGATGTGCGCGATATTTTCGCTTTTGAGAAAAGCCATATCAAAGGCGCGATTCATATTCCGCTGGAAATGTTATCACAGCAAATCGGGGCTATCCCTGTCGGTCATCCGGTGATTGTGTACGATGAAAGCGGCAAAAAAGGACACCAGGCATTACGCACCATCGTCGGTACTGGTATTAAGGAGGTAACAAACATCTCCGGTGGACATACCTCATTGCAACGTCATGCCCGTGCTATCGGATTCAAAAACATCAATATCGAATTATTACCAATTGTCACCAAATCTATCGAAGCCGAAGCCAGTGAGCAAAAGGCAGAAGCAACGACTCAATCCGCAAACGATAATTCCCCAATCATCGTGGACGTACGTACTGTCGAAGAGTTCCGGACCGGAGCTTATCCCGGAGCCATCAACATTCCGTTGGATGAACTGCCCAGCCGCTATCAGGAATTAGGCAACCGCGCCGACCGTGATATTACGCTCTATTGTGCTTCCGGCGCACGTTCATCATACGCTCAGAATATTTTGCTGCAAATCGGTTATACCAACGTAAAGAATGGTGGTGGTATCGCAGCGATGATGGCCAAAAGAAATCAGAGCCAGCAAAAAGCAGCTCCGGTAAATACACCGCTAATCGTAGATGTACGTTCTCCGCAAGAGTTTGCCGGAGGAGCTTATCCGGGAGCGGTAAATATTCCACTGGACGAACTACCCAGACGAGTAAATGAATTGGGAAGCAAATCGCGTGACATCACCCTTTACTGTGCATCAGGTGCCCGTTCCTCTTACGCCATGCAAGCGCTGATGCAAATGGGATTTACCAAAGTAAAAAATGGCGGAGGTATCATGCAGATGATGATGCGGAGATAA
- a CDS encoding rhodanese-like domain-containing protein: MLNTIKQLLGFGPKVDYAELVKQGAIVLDVRTKGEYAGGHIKGSINISVDALSANLGKLKDKNKPIITCCASGMRSASAKSLLKSRGYREVYNGGSWMSLQNKLR; encoded by the coding sequence ATGCTGAATACAATCAAACAATTGCTGGGTTTCGGTCCGAAAGTAGATTATGCCGAACTGGTCAAACAAGGCGCCATCGTCCTCGACGTACGCACCAAAGGCGAATACGCAGGCGGTCACATCAAAGGTTCAATCAATATTTCCGTCGATGCTCTGAGCGCCAATCTCGGTAAACTAAAAGATAAAAACAAACCCATCATCACCTGTTGCGCATCGGGTATGCGCAGCGCTTCGGCTAAAAGCTTACTTAAATCCCGCGGATATCGGGAAGTCTATAATGGCGGAAGCTGGATGAGTCTTCAAAATAAACTCAGATGA
- a CDS encoding DUF72 domain-containing protein gives MEAKSGLPGLFIGTSGWSYKHWQGVFYPEGVTQDRYLEHYLTQFDCVELNASFYHLPLKTTVAGWIRRTPANFRFCTKLSRYITHQKYLVEVEEALKNYFTLFGRMKLRLGPVLVQLPPGLAYDEELFSRFVEMLRSYPQFRFAVEVRHSSWLRDEFFQILRKEGIAFVIADSGGQFPFAETVTSDFVYLRFHGRELLYASNYSEEELNQYADKIVSWLKEGKEVWAFFNNDYAGFAPFNAMQLREMVCAKV, from the coding sequence ATGGAAGCGAAGTCCGGTTTGCCGGGATTGTTTATCGGGACATCCGGCTGGAGTTATAAGCATTGGCAGGGAGTCTTCTATCCTGAAGGAGTGACGCAGGATAGATACCTGGAGCATTACCTGACACAGTTTGACTGTGTGGAGTTGAATGCCAGTTTCTACCATTTGCCTTTGAAAACAACGGTTGCCGGTTGGATAAGAAGAACTCCGGCAAACTTCCGATTCTGCACCAAACTGAGCCGTTATATTACCCATCAGAAATACCTCGTGGAGGTGGAAGAGGCGCTGAAGAATTACTTCACGCTCTTTGGCCGGATGAAGTTGCGGTTAGGGCCTGTATTGGTACAACTACCTCCGGGATTGGCTTACGATGAAGAACTGTTTTCCCGTTTCGTAGAAATGCTCAGGTCTTATCCACAATTCCGATTTGCAGTAGAGGTTCGGCATTCTTCCTGGCTCAGGGATGAATTTTTCCAAATCCTGAGAAAAGAAGGCATTGCTTTTGTGATTGCCGATTCAGGTGGACAGTTTCCTTTTGCAGAGACCGTTACATCTGATTTTGTTTATCTGCGGTTTCATGGTCGCGAATTGTTGTACGCTTCCAATTACAGCGAGGAGGAACTGAATCAATATGCTGATAAAATTGTGAGTTGGCTGAAAGAAGGAAAAGAGGTCTGGGCGTTTTTCAATAATGATTACGCCGGTTTTGCACCTTTCAACGCGATGCAATTGAGAGAAATGGTCTGTGCTAAAGTATGA
- a CDS encoding cytochrome b5 domain-containing protein, producing MELKQFTKEELARYNGQNGAPCYIAFEGKVYDVSDSTMWEDGNHQGVHDAGMDLTSDMDDAPHSAKVLYAFPIVGELVD from the coding sequence ATGGAACTCAAACAATTTACCAAAGAAGAACTCGCCCGTTATAATGGGCAAAACGGAGCACCTTGTTACATTGCTTTTGAAGGAAAAGTGTACGATGTGTCGGATAGTACGATGTGGGAAGATGGAAACCACCAGGGCGTGCATGATGCCGGAATGGACCTGACCAGCGATATGGATGATGCACCGCACAGTGCGAAGGTGTTGTATGCTTTTCCAATTGTAGGGGAATTGGTCGACTAA
- a CDS encoding hydrogen peroxide-inducible genes activator: MTLQQLEYITALDKTRHFVRAAELCGVTQPTLSSMIQKLEDELGCRIFDRSVHPIEPTVAGKLILQHAQVILFHVKQLNENVLAQKGELSGSLSLAIIPTVVPYLLPKFISHFRKDYPDVSLKVSEMQTETIIRKLQSAEIDMAILATPLENPKILEVPLYYERFIAYISPNESIYEKKELCPHELPLEHLWILEEGHCLRNQVLNFCESKTFTSAVEAGSIDTLVKIVDENNGYTVIPELHIELLSEEQKQNLREIVRPEATREISLVIRHDYVREGLMNAVARCVKEIIPTHMLDTRLKKFAIKL; encoded by the coding sequence ATGACTCTCCAACAACTCGAATACATTACCGCCCTCGACAAGACGCGCCATTTCGTGCGGGCAGCGGAACTGTGCGGTGTGACGCAACCCACTCTCAGCTCGATGATTCAAAAGCTCGAAGACGAACTGGGTTGCCGGATCTTCGACCGTTCGGTGCATCCCATTGAGCCCACTGTGGCGGGAAAGTTGATTCTCCAACATGCGCAGGTGATTCTGTTTCATGTGAAGCAGTTGAATGAAAACGTATTGGCACAGAAAGGGGAATTATCGGGCTCACTTTCGCTGGCGATTATCCCGACTGTTGTGCCTTACCTGTTGCCGAAGTTTATCTCCCACTTCCGTAAGGATTATCCGGATGTCTCACTAAAAGTATCGGAGATGCAGACCGAAACCATCATCCGCAAACTTCAATCGGCGGAGATTGACATGGCGATACTGGCCACCCCGCTCGAAAATCCTAAAATCTTGGAAGTACCGCTTTATTACGAACGGTTTATCGCCTATATTTCTCCGAATGAATCGATCTATGAAAAGAAAGAACTGTGTCCTCACGAGCTACCGCTGGAGCATCTCTGGATACTGGAAGAGGGACACTGCCTGCGCAACCAGGTGCTGAACTTTTGCGAAAGCAAAACCTTCACCTCCGCTGTTGAGGCCGGCAGCATAGATACGTTGGTGAAAATTGTGGATGAAAATAATGGATACACGGTCATTCCGGAGCTGCATATCGAGCTGCTGAGCGAAGAGCAAAAGCAAAACCTTCGGGAAATTGTACGTCCCGAGGCGACCCGGGAGATTTCATTGGTCATCCGACATGACTATGTGCGCGAGGGATTGATGAATGCTGTAGCCAGATGTGTCAAGGAAATTATTCCCACTCACATGCTGGATACACGATTGAAGAAATTTGCAATAAAACTGTAA
- the ahpC gene encoding alkyl hydroperoxide reductase subunit C — translation MSQIGKQIVDFKVQAFVNNGFKEVSKEDVLGKWSVFFFYPADFTFVCPTELEDLANKYSEFKAAGAEIYSVSCDTHFVHKAWYDASATIQKIKYPMLADPTGVLARGFDVMIESVGLSERGTFIVNPYGEIVAYEVVAGNIGRNADELLRRLQALQFVADHKDEVCPAKWHQGDKTLKPSIDLVGKL, via the coding sequence ATGTCACAGATTGGAAAACAAATCGTAGATTTCAAAGTTCAGGCATTCGTAAATAACGGATTCAAGGAAGTAAGCAAAGAAGATGTATTGGGCAAATGGTCCGTGTTCTTCTTCTACCCTGCCGACTTTACTTTCGTATGTCCAACCGAGTTGGAAGACCTGGCAAACAAATACAGCGAGTTTAAAGCTGCCGGAGCTGAAATTTACTCCGTATCTTGCGATACTCACTTCGTACACAAAGCTTGGTATGACGCTTCGGCAACCATCCAGAAAATCAAATACCCGATGCTGGCTGACCCTACCGGTGTATTGGCACGAGGATTTGACGTAATGATCGAATCGGTAGGCCTGTCAGAGCGCGGAACATTTATCGTAAACCCTTACGGTGAAATTGTCGCTTATGAAGTAGTTGCCGGAAATATCGGCCGTAATGCCGACGAACTGTTGCGCCGTCTGCAAGCTCTTCAGTTTGTGGCTGATCACAAAGATGAAGTTTGCCCCGCTAAGTGGCACCAGGGCGACAAGACCTTGAAACCAAGCATCGACCTTGTCGGTAAGCTTTAA